The Asterias amurensis chromosome 16, ASM3211899v1 genomic sequence AAATTATTTGACTGAGATAACTTCCGATTTATCAGGAATCTCAACATCTTACATACTTTCactaatttaaaggcagtggacactgttggtaattactcaaaataatcattggcataaaacctttcttggtgacaagtaatggggagaggttgatggtataaaactttgtgagaaacggctccctctgaagtgccatagtttagaacttgaggtctcgaaatcaaccatctaaacgcagacaactttgtgtgacaagggtgtttttttctttcattattatctcgcaagttcgatgaccgattgagctcaaattttcacaggtttgttattttatgcatatgttgagatacaccaactgtgaagactagtctttgacaattacgaatagtgtccactgtctttaaagccattgtacactttcggtaaacagtatcgccaaagcccacacttcatgtatcacaacttctatataaaataacaaacctgtgaaaatttaggctcaatcggtcgtcaaagtagggagaaaataacggaaaacccacccttgtttccgcacataacatgtgtttaaaataaatccgtaattcttgatatcgagaattgatattgttttaatgttttctcaaaaagtaaaccatttcatggaataatatttcaagaaaagtcttttaccactaccttctgtaaaccctgtaagttatttgtaaatctgactgtgaactttaaaaaaaaattctgtaccgaaagtgtccaatggctttaaggtgaggtttgtggtagcacgatgtgtacaattttgttaaaaggcactgtacacatttggtaattactcaaattgtatattagcattaaaccttacttggtaacaagcaatggggagaggttgatagtataaaacattgtgagaaacaactccctctgaagtaaactattttttgagaaagaggttatttctcactaaaataatgaacgacttctggccagaagcctatctgaaagcacactatttgtacaacaagagtgttttttctttcataaaggcaacttcaatgaccagttgagtccaaattttcacaggtttgttattttatgcatgggatacacccagtgagaatactggtctttgacaattaccaaacatgttcagtgcctttaaaagtgttggttctgagcaGAACCTTTTGGTCGACTACTCAAAGTTTTGATCGGTAGGCTCTGACCTTCTTTAGAAGACTTCTGAGCGCCCTGATTGAAACATTGTGTTGTCAACCACATGTTCTAGtcggaaccaacactactcaaaacgtgattaacacatggtgagCATCCTGATCGAAACATTGTGTTGTCAACCACATGTTCTAGTgggaaccaacactactcaaaacgTGACTAACACATGGTGAGCATCCTGATCGAAACATTGTGTTGTCAACCACATGTTCTAGTgggaaccaacactactcaaaacgtgattaacacatggtgagCATCCTGATCGAAACATTGTGTTGTCAACCACATGTTCTTGTCTAGTATAAaacaaccatagagctatatatattgactagagcgctaacttgctccgCGTTTTCAAGCCACCCTGAGCGCAGacttgtttgatgtgttgcgtgactacgGAACGATTTAAATTTttagagaacacacattgccgcaaTTTTTAAAACTCAGCATGTGCGCCTTTGTACGCGACTGCCAGTCGCGCACGTACGCGCTACGAAAACGTaagtttgacttgattgacagactaaaaaaagtatacgtgccttttaaacatgacgcacatggCGCTCGCAGTtttgtacgctcatcagcagattgtgcattcacatttgctgcattttatGGTTCaatgaaaagaacaaacgcactatcatgcaaatagccgtacaattgccgtacaaaacatggatgcgcccacacggcttcaaaaccttagtgcatgtataatggggtgttagcgctctagtcaatatatatagctctatggaacCAAAACTACTCAAAAAGTGATTAACACGTGGTGCTTCTGCAAACCTCACCGTATAATATTCCCACCATGGaaagtttcaaatttgttttattcatattaCAGGGCCCTTTGAGGACATCCATCTACTACCAGAGGCCCCGCAACATGAACTACAATCGCGTATTTACAGACTACAAAAACCTGCTTTTGTCTCGACTGAGTCTTGCAGCTCCTCCAGTCTCAAGCAAACCTCTTACATTTGACCAGCCAACTATACTGCAAGAAAAAAGTAAGAATAATTTATTAGCATTTACATCAACaactcaaaagaacataatctacctgggaAGTATATACAAAataccaaatatacattgatacctctcAATGCAATGCCTGAAATCCTGTATAAATAATACacattattatcataatttataaattttgcTCCTTGCAGCCTTACCACAGTCGGGAAGCAAGGTCACAGGTCAAGCGTCTGAGGTCGTAGGTCAGTCCAATCTAACAAAATCTGCTGCCAGGAGGGTTAGAACACCAGCTACAGTAAGTAACTCTGGTTTTTgatttttaaacataatttgttgattttggagGTTTTTGCCTTTGCAGTACCCACACCTGACTCCATTGgagttgatttaaaaaaaggcGATGGAAATTAAAGGGTATATATGTAGTTGCATGCAAGCTGTGTTTATTTTGTGCCAGGTCAGCTCTGACCAATAGAATCTGAAACACAAACACGGATTTTGGAAAATGTTAAGTCATTTAGTGAAGAGATTGTATATGAGTGTGAAAATCCTATCGAGTATCAATGTGTTTGATTGTTACAGGCGAGCCGTGTACGGAATCAGCGTTTCCAAGCAGCAATTGGTGCTCAGGACACGACCAGCTCGCCAGCTCTGAGAGCTCCTCCCTCATCCTTGAGGAAAGCTACAAGCACGCACAAGGTATGTGGAAGGAGAATTATACAAAGGCCCTCTTGTTGCTGGAATGCAGCCATGGgtattcgctcggccccagcggccagtctatccaggaccgctgggatgggctaatcgcttgcacagattcttgttcaggaagttcgtcatgcgtacagtgcatagaaatatggtgcagtgtgagtgtgatgcatgacgggactgcgcattattaaaccaatgtgtGTGCATGATACaattgcccatcccagcgcctttggttaaagaaaggcactggggacgagcgaaccaTGGGTACTGGTGTATATGGCCAATTtcactctaataataataataattgccaGTTTTTGTGGAGCACTTTTCACACCGGCGAGCTTCTTAAAGTGCTTCCAACATTGTTATCCCTGgcccttaaatcattccttaaaccatctcagctccctggggagtatacagcctgtacaACAATTATTTGTGCTACTCgactaaaccaatcacaagaaccatctctgccctcgcagataccatttacccctgggtggagagaagcaattgtagttaagtgtcttgctcagggacacaagtgtcgcaaCCGGGAtgtgaacccacactctgctgccagagcttgagttcggttcTCTTATctactcagccacgacaccctgaacatctgacatcacactgtgaggctcgtgaattagaccagacatctgggcccaattttatagagctgctaagcacacaaattttcctagcatgaaatttcttccttattaaaaacaggattatcacaaaaatttcaatttgttgcattttccatgctactggtattcagctgttgtttgcttatcctgaaaatcatatggatatttggttggtagtcctgtttttatcaagaaagaaatttcatgctaagcaaatttatgcactaagcagctctttgaaactgggccctgctgTGAGCCTACTTCAATCCGCACCCACAGTCACTCTTCACCTGCATTTATTTCACCTAGAGACCCTACACACATTTACAACACtacatgcaagtacatgtactgtatacatacagtgcacacaacatgcagacgaccgaaagtaagctttccatatttTGAATGGTCCGAGGTGCTGTTTgtcacctcagaccaatcaaaacttaaaggccgtggacactattggtaattactcaaaataattatcagcataaaaccctcacttagtaacgagtaattgggagaggttgatagtataaaacattgtgacaaacggctccctctgaagtgacgtagttttcgaaaaagaagtgattttccacgaatttgatttcgagtcctcaagtttagaatttgaggtctcaaaatcaagcatctgaaagcacacaacttcctgtgaaaagggtgtttttttctttcatagttatctcgcaactccaacgaccaatcgagctcaaattttcacaggtttgttattttgtgcatatgttgagatacaccaagtgagaagataatttttgacaattaccaatagtgtccagtgtctttaaagatatggaaagcttatgtcactgcacgttcaatcaatgaaatcattgtatccaacaaaatcactggttctgtaaaaaCCAGTACTTGTCTTGCggaagacaggggaccagtctacattCACTGTAGATTTGGTAGCTTGCTGACCAATTTTGTGAGCAAGATGTTAGTAGCtcggaaaaaaaaccttggcaACCCACCTGAATGCTTAATTTATGCAGTGTtggcttttgtttttttccaggaggGAAAGGCTTATTCTGTAAAATGGGCTGATGTACTAAGCCCCCCTGCGGAAAGATTAGCTGCAAACCCATCCAAGGTGAGCAAAAAAATGACCCAAACCTTTGATTGTATCGTTGAAAAACCATTCTCTCTTTTAccgaatttgtattttttaatgccCATTTGTGCTTTTAAAGTTTTAACTGCACGTATAGTTTTATAATTTTATACTGTAAGCCATAGTTTAATAATGTTCATCTGTAATGTCCTTTTATATTGTCACTTCTTAAATTGTGACATcagtaatttagtttacttttttaaaaatccattaggggtgctacttttttttcttttctttttctctctccCAATTGTAtgtgcatgtttttgttttctttactgtTCTTATTGTCTGTACTTGAatttttacctgtgaaattaataaaatgtaTGAAATGAAATTCATATCAGATGCAATTCATGtaaatattcttcctacttattGTCTGATTCCTGATTTTTTTAGCCCTCAGAAAAATtagcaaaatttgttttaaaataacctGAAAAGTATGTGATTGTAGATCAGCCCatgtattttcctttttttttaatggccaaATGTCATGCCCGTGAATTCTACACTACTTGGAATTTCAGATGAAATAATTACCCTGGATGCTAACTGCCATTACCATGTCAGCCTTCTTACCAAAGTATGACactctatttaaaggcagtggacactattggtaattgctcaaaataattattaacataaaaccttacttggtaatggggagaggttggtagtataaaacattgtgagaaacggctccctctgaagtgctatagttttcgagaaagaagtaattttcctcaaatttgatttcgagacctcagatttagaatttgaggtctcgaaatcaaccatctaatcgcacacaactttgtgtgaccagggtattatttctttcattattatctcgcaacttcgacgaccgattgagctgaaattttcataggctggttattttatgcatatgttggtatacaccaagtgagaagactggtctttgacaattaccgatagtttccagtgtctttaatgcttTTCCATCTGACTGATTCATATGTCATTTTGTATAGGATGAGTTGGCGACTACGCTGTTTACCGATGAGGACACACAGATCCTACAACCTGACACTCTGAAGCCCACTGTGATTGAACAAGAGAGTCTCCAAGCAGCTTGTCTGGCTAAACAGAATGAGATCCAACATCTGGAGAAGCAGGCAGCAATCCACAGGACCGAACTTGAGGTATTGTCTTTTTggtgaaaatgttttaaagttATCATTATACAGTTAGGGATGACATTTAGAGTGGTGATTGTGGATGCTTATTACACAGCTTCCATCTTTGTCAAGTgactcaaagacactggacattattggttattactcaaaataattgtaacaagcaatggagagctgttgatagtttaaaacattgtgagaaacggctccctctgaagtaatgtatagtttttgagcaagaggTGCTTCTCCCTCAGATAATCAgacttgaagccttttattgtgcatctgaaagcacacaaaatttggtttcattattctcttgcaacttcaaagaccaattgagtctaaacttacacagatttgttatgtttatatatacatgttgggatacacaaagcgagaatactggtctttgacatttactaaatgtgtccaggggtggattccACAAAAGGTTAAAGGATAAGTCTTATCTCCTtatcctaacttatgactagccttaagttttgaataactcctaggactagtcctaactctttgtgaaattgacccctgtgCCTTTAGGTAACAAATGTCAGTGCTAAAGTCTTATTcttttttcatgaatttgtaCCAGACTGATTAGCATCCAGTCTCAGTATAGTTTAATTATATGAATTAAAGGACTATTGCTCAGATGTCGGTTCTATTTTCTATTTTGATGTTGTCAGGAAATGAATGAAATCGAGAGACAGCTGGAACTGGAGATCGAAAAGCTCCAACTAGATGGCTCCCTTCTCTCGCCATCTTCTGGAAGCCCTGGCGACAGGACAGACGTTGATAACCAGCTGGATAAAAAGCAGATCCTCTCCAGTCCAGATGCATCCTACCTACATACACAGCAGAACTTTCTGGATGTACAAACACTGAGGCAAGATCATTTCTCAAGGCCTGATTTTAACTCCTTGCAAGTTCCATCTGCCATCAAAGAGGGAGTATCAGAAGTCGCTACCTCTCCGATAGAAGTAGCTGCCCAGAGTCGGTCTGCTGGTGGAGGAGCTCCTTATCAGGGCAGCCAACACTTTGTACCTTCATTTCCTGTTAATGAAATAATAGCAAACTCGGCAACGGACGCAACAGCCAGAACTTTAGTCGCTGGTAGACCATTCAAGGTTGTGGATGTCCCAGAGAAACCATTTGGTGGACTGAGTCTGGTGCCGGAGGCAGAAGCGAAAGGCAAGATGGAGGGTGCAAATTATCAAGCAGCACTTAGTCAAGGGTCAACTGTCTTGTCAAGAGATTTCAGACCTGAAATTCAAGGTCAGGATTGTATTGGAAGCCAGAACCAAGATGTGTTCAGGACTAGCGGACAACAAAGAAGTGGAAACCAACCCCACATTCCTAGCAGAAACTATGATCATGGGACATCCTCAAATCATTATGTGCAAAtgccaaacaaaaaaactgacCTGCTTTGGTCTGATTCTGGTCAATTTGTCAAAGCTTTCTTAAATCAACCTATAGCCTCGAATCAGTTTGTGAATCAAGGCTTCCCTTCCCACACAAGCAGCACTAGTAATCATGGAAACACATTTCCATCAAGTATTAGCAGTTTGTCAAACAGTCTTCAAACCCCTCTGAGAGATTCCCAGTTGAGCAGAGTTGGGATGGCCCTGGAGTCCTTCAAGGAACCATTCAATCCTGGCAGTAAGGAGCAAGCGGAGGATTTCATGGGAGACCGCCCGTCTACTTGGATGTCTTCCACCCCAGCCCAAATTCAAACACCTCATGCTGTCAAACCCCATTCCATGATCAAACAGCTGGCCTTAAAGCAGTCATTGCCTTCTTCAAGTCTTCCTGGAAGCCAGCGGGTCAGTCAACACAAGCCCCCAATACACACTCCCCTCGCTATGAGAACTATGTCTATGTGGGACAATCAGAAACCCGGCACTTCTCCTGTCCAGTTTGTCTCCCCAGTTGGAGTTCGTTCAGGGCAGATCTGTCAGAGAGAAGCAGACCAGGAGCGCACGGCTGAGATGCACCATCCCATTCCTGCACAGCCTCAGAGGGACATACCGAATGGTTATCCCACTTCTGCTACTGCTGCGACATCCAACCCAGGCAACAGCGTCACTCATCTCCAACCAGCTGAGTGGGTAAAACCAACAAGCAGCTTGAAATCAACAGGCCAAGGGTCATTGTCACTTGGCGCAGAGTTGCTGACAAGCGGGGGTGCTGCTGCCTTTTTGAAGAGTAAGATGAAACCACTTTTGTCAGGTGAGAATacttctgggttttttttttggggggggggtgtgtttACTCCCTGTCAGATTAAAGTAAGCTATTTCACTTGCTGTTACAGACCAGGAGTTTCCATGGCAGGAAAGCTTTATGAAAGAACTTCCTAGATTTGGCCACAAAAACTCTGAAACTATTGATCCTTTTCACCCATTACGTGTGTTTACATTGAACTACTTGGGTCGTTAAACTTTAATGGATAAACAGTTAATCTGCCTGGGGCAGGCAGTAGCCCTACTGGTTTGTGCTTGATccaattaaagatgctatgtcagatttttggccgatttgacccaaaaattgtattttgatgggggtcgagacagttacaagctttcatttgagccattgctcgaaaaagtccgccaattattagtagcagtgaaataaaattcactcaaaaaaaaatatttttttaatgtttggggcaaaacatctgacatagcatctttaagcccACTGTTTGGAGGTGTTTCAGATGAAATGGATGTTTCAAAGGAACTGAGCGtctttctttaaagccattggacactttcggtaaacagtattgtcaaaaggcccacacttcgtgtatcacaacttattataaaataacaaacctatgagaatttaggctcaatcggtcttcggagtcgggagaaaataacgggaaaaccaacccttatttccgcacgtttcgccgtgtcatgacatgtgtttaaaataaaatcgagaattgataattgtttaaagttttctcaaaaagtaaagcatcatggaataatatttcaagagaagtctttcaccattaccttctgtaaaaccctgtaagttatttgtaaatctgtgaacttttgaatttgtttctgttccgaaagtgtccaattgcttcAAAGGAACTGTCCCacaataaatttgaaaaaatttggaCAAGGCATTTCTTCATGGGAAACAAAATGATGTGACTACCCACCATTGCAGCCATTGTGAAAATTGTCTCTCGGAAGTTCCAGACTTACACTATTTATATAGAAACCCCTGTCATCTTTTTGAAATGATTGATCAAATGCAGCCAAAACAGACCAGCTCTTCCAAGAGGCGTTGCTGGACGAGGAGTGCGCCCT encodes the following:
- the LOC139949254 gene encoding uncharacterized protein; this encodes MPTSGEARIRPTSSYNLRSRPLPKTRSLTSAGSSLSKNKENLLHPASKLKKSQIPVPARSTPSSKAKSGTSVKSKNTPSERPKSRTRTVPDFAKLHKSWQQSFNKGKACNKKKCTEVRAFDLTKPGAVFQPKYFDGTTTSSATEVDEVFETDEGALHSILNEGVSATSHRSGRSTMTGFGGSVVTQPKPSRQTLGSLPRTFQGRANNPQNTRDPVQFERHDAKGEQRREPNNPLEQEQRRRKESLAEQQQDMDIDFESDEGALASILNNTGADFRHRKTPLTRQTIGTTMGVGRTPQGVFSGRPSQGPLRTSIYYQRPRNMNYNRVFTDYKNLLLSRLSLAAPPVSSKPLTFDQPTILQEKTLPQSGSKVTGQASEVVGQSNLTKSAARRVRTPATASRVRNQRFQAAIGAQDTTSSPALRAPPSSLRKATSTHKEGKAYSVKWADVLSPPAERLAANPSKDELATTLFTDEDTQILQPDTLKPTVIEQESLQAACLAKQNEIQHLEKQAAIHRTELEEMNEIERQLELEIEKLQLDGSLLSPSSGSPGDRTDVDNQLDKKQILSSPDASYLHTQQNFLDVQTLRQDHFSRPDFNSLQVPSAIKEGVSEVATSPIEVAAQSRSAGGGAPYQGSQHFVPSFPVNEIIANSATDATARTLVAGRPFKVVDVPEKPFGGLSLVPEAEAKGKMEGANYQAALSQGSTVLSRDFRPEIQGQDCIGSQNQDVFRTSGQQRSGNQPHIPSRNYDHGTSSNHYVQMPNKKTDLLWSDSGQFVKAFLNQPIASNQFVNQGFPSHTSSTSNHGNTFPSSISSLSNSLQTPLRDSQLSRVGMALESFKEPFNPGSKEQAEDFMGDRPSTWMSSTPAQIQTPHAVKPHSMIKQLALKQSLPSSSLPGSQRVSQHKPPIHTPLAMRTMSMWDNQKPGTSPVQFVSPVGVRSGQICQREADQERTAEMHHPIPAQPQRDIPNGYPTSATAATSNPGNSVTHLQPAEWVKPTSSLKSTGQGSLSLGAELLTSGGAAAFLKSKMKPLLSAKTDQLFQEALLDEECALYACRLPSKFSPRIAEDRLCFDPVAKILMDGDDMHFVPIQSNGNVYISSPIGSAFNMYSTISS